Proteins from a genomic interval of Medicago truncatula cultivar Jemalong A17 chromosome 3, MtrunA17r5.0-ANR, whole genome shotgun sequence:
- the LOC25480183 gene encoding cytochrome c oxidase subunit 3, producing MIESQRHSYHLVDPSPWPISGSLGALATTVGGVMYMHSFQGGATLLSLGLIFILYTMFVWWRDVLRESTLEGHHTKVVQLGPRYGSIPFIVSEVMFLFAFFRASSHSSLAPTVEIGGIWPPKGIGVLDPREIPFLNTPILLSSGAAVTWAHHAILAGKEKRAVYALVATVSLALVFTGFQGMEYYQAPFTISDSIYGSTFFLATGFHGFHVIIGTLFLIVCGIRQYLGHLTKEHHVGFEAAAWYWHFVDVVRLFPFVSIYWWGGI from the coding sequence ATGATTGAATCTCAGAGGCATTCTTATCATTTGGTAGATCCAAGTCCATGGCCTATTTCGGGTTCACTCGGAGCTTTGGCAACCACCGTAGGAGGTGTGATGTACATGCACTCATTTCAAGGGGGTGCAACACTTCTCAGTTTGGGCCTAATATTTATCCTATATACCATGTTTGTATGGTGGCGCGATGTTCTACGTGAATCCACGTTGGAAGGACATCATACCAAAGTAGTACAATTAGGACCTCGATATGGTTCTATTCCGTTCATCGTATCGGAGGTTATGTTCCTTTTTGCTTTTTTTCGGGCTTCTTCTCATTCTTCTTTGGCACCTACGGTAGAGATCGGGGGTATTTGGCCCCCAAAAGGGATTGGGGTTTTAGATCCTCGGGAAATCCCATTTCTTAATACCCCTATTCTCCTTTCATCCGGAGCAGCCGTAACTTGGGCTCATCATGCTATACTCGCGGGGAAGGAAAAACGAGCAGTTTACGCTTTAGTAGCAACCGTTTCACTGGCTCTAGTATTCACTGGCTTTCAAGGAATGGAATATTATCAAGCACCCTTCACTATTTCGGATAGTATTTATGGTTCTACCTTTTTCTTAGCAACTGGCTTTCATGGTTTTCATGTGATTATAGGTACTCTTTTCTTGATCGTATGTGGTATTCGCCAATATCTTGGTCATCTGACCAAGGAGCATCACGTTGGCTTTGAAGCAGCTGCATGGTACTGGCATTTTGTAGACGTGGTTCGGTTATTCCCATTTGTCTCTATCTATTGGTGGGGAGGTATATGA